One Pararge aegeria chromosome 4, ilParAegt1.1, whole genome shotgun sequence DNA segment encodes these proteins:
- the LOC120623454 gene encoding chymotrypsin-1-like, which translates to MASKHSSSAAAGARYAFFRSMGDAGAARRVFGGAAVAAGAAGAHVAVALRDARGTVRCSGCVLRAHWALTAAHCVSARLASVQYGSTAGAGGVTAIQLLYRHPHYAVEQRDDGWGPDVTALRHDVGLVRTRNAMRLPGAPFNLRVFRPETLYDEEVEVLGFGRTERSVLGEELRAVRLRLTACERASWRHCVCGAADELRGVCSGDSGGPVMYRGALIGVTSMGPTQCAQAGAAPPAAATSVFTALYPYADLIDATIRDTDSGRVSAAACARRCDALTTLWPIICVLSNFATVNH; encoded by the exons ATGGCTTCGAAGCATAGCAGCAGCGCGGCGGCCGGCGCGCGGTACGCATTCTTCCGCAGCATGGGCGATGCAGGTGCGGCGCGGCGCGtgttcggcggcgcggcggtCGCGGCGGGCGCAGCGGGCGCGCACGTGGCGGTGGCGCTCCGCGACGCGCGCGGCACCGTGCGCTGCTCGGGCTGCGTGCTGCGCGCGCACTGGGCGCTGACGGCGGCGCACTGCGTGTCGGCGCGCCTGGCCTCCGTGCAGTACGGCAGCACGGCTGGTGCGGGCGGCGTCACCGCGATACAGCTGCTGTACCGACATCCGCA TTACGCGGTTGAACAACGGGACGACGGCTGGGGCCCGGACGTCACTGCGCTGCGCCACGACGTGGGGCTGGTTCGCACGCGTAACGCCATGCGCCTGCCGGGGGCGCCGTTCAACCTGCGGGTCTTCCGGCCCGAGACCTTGTACGACGAGGAAGTTGAG GTGCTGGGCTTCGGGCGCACGGAGCGCTCGGTGCTGGGCGAGGAGCTTCGCGCGGTGCGGTTGCGGCTGACGGCCTGCGAGCGTGCTTCGTGGCGGCACTGCGTTTGTGGTGCGGCCGACGAGCTGCGCGGCGTGTGCTCCGGTGACTCGGGTGGGCCCGTGATGTACCGCGGGGCACTG ATCGGCGTCACGTCCATGGGGCCCACGCAGTGCGCGCAGGCcggcgccgcgccgcccgcggCCGCCACCAGCGTGTTCACGGCGCTGTACCCGTACGCCGACCTCATCGACGCGACCATCCGCGACACGGACAGCGGGCGCGTCTCCGCCGCAGCCTGCGCGCGGCGCTGCGACGCGCTGACTACGCTGTGGCCGATTATCTGCGTCCTTAGCAATTTTGCGACAGtcaatcattaa
- the LOC120637766 gene encoding FMRFamide receptor codes for MNASALQCASDADVPEADKLFRFVVHGVLLNGIGAAGLLGNALAVLVLSRPQMRSSINCLLVGLAACDTALILTSVLLFGLSALFPYAGALRYYYHHVCPRLTPVAYPLANVAQTMSVYLTLIVTLERWVAVCHPFRAKALCTSARARWYVLGTAAFAFAYNAPKFFEAEVVAIGDPAGEVIYCVRANVRFRTDTYVAVYIHWMYLVVMYIVPFGALAALNAAIVRQVRRAQAERARLSRVQRRELGLATMLLVVVLVFFLCNLLPLVTNAFEVFLGDQFENLDPLVKTSNLLVTINSSVNFVIYVIFGEKFKRVFLKMFCAGRVRPRGARDSPENTRDDSFASCGERMSLRLARNGTLRRSEARQARLSRPRRAASPAPTVYYPAPAPSTDVSLASSDAPAVRWNGNSRLHF; via the coding sequence ATGAACGCGTCGGCGCTACAGTGCGCCAGCGACGCGGACGTGCCGGAAGCCGACAAGCTGTTCCGCTTCGTAGTGCACGGCGTGCTGCTCAACGGCATAGGCGCCGCAGGGCTGCTGGGAAACGCGCTGGCCGTGCTTGTGCTGTCACGGCCGCAGATGCGCTCGTCCATCAACTGCCTGCTGGTGGGGCTGGCGGCGTGCGACACGGCGCTCATCCTCACGTCCGTACTTCTGTTCGGCCTGTCCGCGCTGTTCCCGTACGCGGGCGCCCTGCGCTACTACTACCACCACGTGTGCCCGCGCCTTACGCCCGTGGCCTACCCGCTGGCCAACGTGGCGCAGACCATGTCGGTGTACCTCACGCTCATCGTGACGCTGGAGCGCTGGGTGGCTGTGTGCCACCCCTTCCGTGCCAAGGCGCTGTGCACGTCGGCGCGCGCGCGTTGGTACGTGCTGGGAACGGCCGCCTTCGCCTTCGCCTACAACGCGCCCAAGTTCTTCGAGGCCGAGGTGGTGGCCATTGGCGACCCGGCCGGCGAGGTCATATACTGCGTGCGCGCCAACGTACGCTTCCGCACCGACACATACGTGGCCGTATACATCCACTGGATGTACTTAGTGGTCATGTACATCGTGCCCTTCGGCGCGCTCGCGGCGCTCAACGCGGCCATCGTGCGCCAGGTGCGGCGCGCACAGGCCGAGCGCGCGCGCCTGTCACGCGTACAACGGCGCGAGCTTGGCCTAGCCACCATGCTGCTGGTGGTGGTGCTGGTGTTCTTCCTGTGCAACCTGCTGCCGCTCGTCACCAACGCCTTCGAGGTGTTCCTGGGCGACCAGTTCGAAAACCTGGACCCGCTGGTCAAGACCAGCAACCTGCTGGTGACCATCAACAGCAGCGTCAACTTCGTCATCTACGTCATATTCGGCGAGAAGTTCAAGCGCGTGTTCCTGAAGATGTTCTGCGCCGGGCGCGTGCGGCCGCGCGGCGCGCGCGACTCGCCTGAAAACACGCGCGACGACTCTTTCGCATCGTGCGGAGAGCGCATGTCGCTGCGCCTGGCGCGCAACGGCACGCTGCGGCGTTCGGAGGCGCGCCAGGCGCGACTGTCGcggccgcgccgcgccgcgtcGCCCGCGCCCACCGTGTACTACCCCGCTCCCGCGCCCTCCACGGACGTGTCGCTGGCGTCGTCGGACGCGCCCGCGGTGCGCTGGAACGGCAACTCGAGGCTGCACTTCTGA